From the Priestia koreensis genome, one window contains:
- a CDS encoding TrmB family transcriptional regulator — MGFNEYESKAYLSLVKQGPVSAYQVSKDSGIPRSRIYDVLGSLSEKGIVMVEEIEAQTRYSPLPVTIFLEKARSDWESTYVVLEDSLKQLETETSRDDNRIVTLKEKQSIVSYCVSLIQKATKRIVLSVWDDMYELLKAELEAVSKDVSIQGITLHVEEPTGNLEPHRITTFTEAPSTERWFILSIDSNEMIYGPSVNDRDLAFYTDDPIHIHLLEDYVWHDVLVNRLAKRSQDELDAWITKERKAFFIN; from the coding sequence ATGGGCTTTAATGAATATGAATCCAAAGCTTACCTTTCGCTCGTAAAACAAGGACCTGTAAGTGCGTATCAAGTAAGCAAAGACTCTGGTATTCCGCGCTCAAGAATTTATGACGTGTTAGGAAGTTTAAGCGAAAAAGGAATTGTGATGGTAGAAGAAATCGAAGCACAAACTCGCTATTCCCCACTACCTGTCACTATTTTTTTAGAAAAAGCACGCTCTGATTGGGAATCCACCTACGTTGTGTTAGAGGATTCGTTAAAGCAACTTGAAACAGAAACGAGTCGGGACGATAACCGAATTGTGACGCTAAAGGAGAAACAAAGTATTGTTAGCTACTGTGTCTCCCTCATTCAAAAAGCAACAAAGCGAATCGTGCTTTCCGTTTGGGATGACATGTATGAGTTATTAAAAGCAGAATTAGAGGCAGTGAGTAAAGACGTTTCCATTCAAGGCATTACGCTACATGTGGAAGAGCCCACTGGAAACTTAGAGCCTCACCGCATTACAACCTTTACGGAGGCTCCTTCCACTGAGCGCTGGTTCATCTTATCCATTGATTCAAACGAAATGATTTACGGTCCTTCAGTTAACGATCGAGATCTCGCTTTTTATACCGATGATCCAATTCATATTCATCTACTAGAAGATTATGTTTGGCATGATGTATTGGTAAATCGTCTTGCTAAACGAAGCCAAGATGAGTTAGATGCTTGGATTACGAAAGAACGGAAAGCTTTTTTTATTAATTAG